The DNA region GCAACAACCTTGCCCAGCTGCCCCTACCTACCCCTAGGCGAGCCttcactcccttctttccttcatgaGCCTTCCCCTCCACCTGCCCTAGGAGAGAAGCCCTTTTCCTGTAGCCTCTGTCCCCAGCGCTCCCGGGACTTCTCAGCCATGACCAAGCACCTGCGGACGCACGGGGCCGCACCCTACCGCTGCCCTCTGTGCCAGGCCGGCTGCCCCAGCCTGGCCTCCATGCAGGCGCACATGCGCGGCCACTCGCCCAGTCAGCTCCCGCCGGGATGGACCATTCGCTCCACCTTCCTCTACTCCTCCTCCTCGAGGCCGTCTAGGACCTCGACCTCTCCCAGTAGGCCCTCTTCCTCCACCACCTGACGGGGCGTCAGTAACTTCTTTGGCTTCAGCCAAGCTTacaattaaaaagtgaaagacCGGCCGGTGAGCAGGCTAGGCTTTTGATTCCGCACCGCGCTGCGGCAGCCTAGCAAACTCGGCTCCAAAAAGCGCCGCGGGAAGGGCGCCAGAAGCCCTCTCCCAGACAGCCTCGGGCCGCGGACCTGGGCCAGAGAGCCCCTGTGGGGTGAGGGCAGTGAAGTTTGCACGAGTGACGGTTAACTGTGCGGGGACTGACGATTCATCACCAAAATAAAGAGTTTCCTGTACTCTCCTCTCGGGACCAGAAAGTCGAGTCCAGATTTTCGTCTGCGCGCGGGGGGCCGCCTTGCCCTTAGTCCTGTAGCGGCCCCTGGTGGTTCAACGTGGCGGCCACCTCCTCCGTCTCCCGGGGCTTCTGATCCTCCCCTCGAGGCAGCGGGCCGCGAGGACAGGGTGGTGTCCAGACCGACTTCGCAGCAAGCCCTGTGTGGAAAGGCTGTGAGAACCCAAGTTACTGGTCCCTTCCGCAGCAAGCAACTGCGCGCCAAGTTTGAGTCTGGGTCGTCTAACCCGGGGCTCGAAAGGAACTCATGCTACGGTCTGCTTTCAGCCACCCGACTCCTTCCCGGAGCACAAGAGCCAAAAGGCCGCAGCCCCTCCAGAATCTTCCCTCCACGCCGTACGGAGCGGCTGCCGGGTCAAACTCCAAACTGAGGCGGCCGCCCCTTACCCAGCCCACGCCTCCTGCAGTCGCGAACTTCATCTCCCAGTGTCCCTGAGGGTCCCAGGGTCCAAGGCCCGCTGCACTCTGGGAGTGGTAGTTCACGCGGGCCGCTGGTCTCGACAAGAACAATGGGAGGGGTCTGGGGCGAGAACCACATCTCCCGGAGGCCCGGGAGATGGCTTTCTGGGCCGGGTCAGGCTCCCATAGTCCCAGTTCTCGCGGCCCTAGCTCGCGGCGGAAGGAGCGAGGCGCTCGAACTACATTTCCCGGAGGCCCTTGCGCCTCGCCCTCTCCCGCCGCGACGCGGGGTCTAGGCTCTTTAGGTGCGGTCTAAGGGTGACCAGCCGGCCGGCCTCGGACTCCCGCTCCCGTGGTGCCCCGCGCGGCCGGCCCAGCCCCCGGCTCGTGTCGGCCCCGCGGCGGCGCTGGTTGTTGTCGTGAGCCTAAgccgccccgcccctcctctgctcccctccccccggCCCTGCGTACGGgccgcccctccccccgcctccccgGCCCCTCTCACGGTGCcaagatggcggcggcggcgggcggcggcaGTTGCCCCGGGCCTGGCTCCGCGCGGGGCCGCTTCCCGGGCCGGCCGCGGGGctccggcgggggcgggggccgcgGCGGACGGGGCAACGGGGCCGAAAGAGTGCGGGTAGCTCTGcggcgcggcggcggcgcggcgggGCCGGGCGGAGCCGAGCCCGGGGAGGACACGGCCCTGCTCCGTTTGCTGGGACTCCACCGGGGCCTGCGCCGGCTCCGCCGCCTGTGGGCCGGCCCGCGCATTcagcggggccggggccggggtcggggccggggctggggcccGAGCCGGGGCTGCCTGCTGGAGGAGGAGAGCAGTGACGGGGAGTCCGACGATGAGGTGAGGCAGTCGGAGGCGTCCCCAGCGCCGGGCGGGGCGGAGGCAGGGGGCTTCCATGGGTCTGGGTGGCCCTGAGGGGTGGCGTGGGGAAGCGGAGTCCTTAGGGCTCTTGGGGAGGGAAAGGGCCCTGGAAATAGGCAGGGGAGGAGGTAGGCTGTGCGGAGCTGTCGGTGGAAGAGGCCTCTGAAAGTGGTTAGAGAAGCCTGAGCTGCCGCTGAGCACTTCGGCTCGAGGCAGGTCCTGCTGAAGTGTCCTGGGCTGATTTTTCTTGGTAGTTGGCAAAGCCAGGGCTGGAGAGATTTGGGCTAGGAAGCTATAGGACTGCATGCCCAACCAGTGGTGGTTGACAGCAGAAGCGTGGCTTGAGTGGATGCAGGCTAGCCTGTGGACCTAGGCTGTGGACCTGCAAGCTGCCCCACCCGGCCTCAGAAGCTCCAACACATCACATTTCACCAGTGCCCCAATTCTTCTTCGGACTaaaatggggagaggggagaatggTGGAGGGCTTCCTCTTGCGGGCAGAGGTGGAAGAGATATGGGATGTAGGTGAGACTGGGCACTCGAGCAGGTCTGAGTTCAATTCAGGATTTATCACCAGTCTCTCAGAAAGGGCTCGAAGGTGTGGGTTGTATTGCTTAGGACGGTTTGTAGGCACCTGAGGGCTCACCGCAGGTCATAATATGATAAACTACTTAatacacgcacatgcacaccCCACTTGGGTGCCACAATTCCCATTTTTCATTCAGAGAGAAACAACAGCTTGAGAGGGTATAGACAGAGGTTCTACTTTTTTCTGAGTTGGAGGATGAGGGAATATGAGGGTAGTGGCTACTGCCTGACATAGGAAGACCCTGTTCTGTTCCCTTTGAGCCAGTGGACCACTGATGGCTTGTGCTGGTGTGGTCTGAAACTggggatgcaatttcaaaatacATTCTGTCTCCATCCCTGGGAAGATATTGTGTATTTTCCCCGCTCACCTTCGAGTCGTTTTAGTTCATTTGTAAATAGGGATACGTTAAGGGGGAGCTGGGGATATTCCTCAATACCTGAGTCTCAGGCTAAACAAGGGCTTTGGCACTGACTGCTGTTTCTCCCCTCCACCCTTGGTCCCCTAAATCAGGAGTTTCAGGGTTTTCATTCAGATGAAGATGTGGCCCCCAGTTCCCTGCGCTCTGCGCTCCGATCCCAGCGAGGTGAGTGATGGGGAAACTCTACCTCTGTAGCTTTATAGGAATGTTACTCTTGCTTTTTGTGTCAGCTCTGCCCTGCTCTAGAGTCTCCATCAGTTACCAAGTGTGTTCTGTGTCAAAGCCCCAGCTAGGCTGGGTTGTGGGGGAAGCAGACAAGTCAGAGTCCCTGCACTCCTGGAGTCTTCCCTCTGTCTGCAGGGCCAGCTTGACCCATCTCCCCACACCTATTCTCCTTTTAGGTCGAGCCCCCCGAGGTCGGGGCCGCAAGCATAAGACGACCCCCCTTCCGCCTCCTCGCCTAGCAGATGTGGCTCCTACACCCCCAAAGACTCCTGCGCGGAAACGGGGTGAGGAGGGCACAGAACGGATGGTGCAGGCACTGACTGAACTTCTCCGGCGGGCCCAGGCACCCCCAGCCCCCCGGAGCCGGGCATGTGAGTCCTCCACCCCCCGTCGGTCTCGGGGACGGCCCCCAGGACGGCCAGCAGGCCCCTGCAGGAAGAAGCAACAAGCAGTAGTGGTGGCAGAAGCAGCTGTGACAATCCCCAAACCTGAGCCCCCACCTCCTGTTGTTCCAGTAAAACACCGAACTGGCAGCTGGAAGTGCAAGGAGGGGCCCGGCCCAGGACCTGGGACCCCCAAGCGTGGAGGACAGTCTGGGCGAGGAGGCCGTGGAGGCAGGGGCCGAGGCCGCGGCCGGCTCCCCCTCGTGATCAAGTTTGTTTCAAAggccaaaaaaatgaagatgggaCAGTTGTCCTTGGGACTTGAATCAGGTCAGGGTCAAGATCAGCATGAGGAAAGCTGGCAGGATGCCCCCCAGGGAAGAGCTGGATCTGGGCAAGGAGAGGGCCCCTGCTGGAGGAAGGAGcagaagctggaggaggagggagaggaggagaaagaagaggaagatgaggaagagagAGCTGTAGCTGAGGAAGCAATGGTGCTAGCcgaggaaaaggaagaggcaaAGCTGCCATCACCACCCCTGACTCCTCCAGCCCCTCCACCTCCTCCATCCCTGCCACCCCCCTCAGCATCTCCTCCATCCCCACTTTGCCCTCCCCCCCCACCTgtgtctcctcctcccccactatCCCCCCCACCACCTCGTGCCCCCGAGGAGCAGGAAGAGTCCCCTCCTCCCGTGGTCCCAGCTACATGCTCGCGAAAGAGGGGCCGGCCTCCCCTGACTCCCAGCCAGCGGGCAGAGCGAGAAGCTGCTCGGGCAGGGCCAGAGGGCACCTCTCCTCCCACTCCAGTCCCCAGCACTGCCACAGGAGGCCCTCTGGAAGACAGCCCCACTGTGGCCCCCAAAAGTACCACCTTTCTGAAGAACATCCGACAGTTTATTATGCCTGTGGTGAGTGCCCGCTCTTCCCGTGTCATCAAGACACCCCGGCGATTTATGGATGAAGACCCCCCCAAGCCCCCAAAGGTGGAGGTCTCACCTACTCTACGGCCTCCCATTGCCACCTCCCCACTAGCCCCCCAGGAACCAGCACCAGCCCCCTCTCCACCCCGTGCCCCAACTCCTCCATCTACCCCAGTCCCACTCCCTGAGAAGAGACGGTCCATCCTAAGGGAACCCACATTTCGCTGGACCTCACTGACCCGGgaactgccccctcctccccctgctcctccaccggccccacccccacttcctgcCCCTGTCACTCCTTCCCGGAGGCCCCTGCTCCTTCGGGCCCCTCAGTTTACCCCAAGTGAAGCCCACCTGAAGATCTACGAATCGGTGCTTACTACTCCTCCTCTTGGGGCCCCTGAAGCCCCTGAGCCAGAGCCGCCTCCTGCcgatgactctccagctgagcctGAGCCGCGGGCAGTGGGCCGCACGAACCACCTCAGCTTGCCTCGATTTGCCCCTGTGGTCGCCACTCCTATTAAGGCTGAGATACCCTCCCCTGGGGCTCCAGCTCCCAGCGGTGGGCAGCAGCCTCACGCTCAGCTGCAGCAGCCCCTACAGGCCCTGCACACCCAGCTGCTGCCCCCCGCACTACCACCGCCGCAGTCACTGCTGCAGCCGCAGTTACAGCTGCAGCCGCCGCCACAGCCGGCGCCGCCACTGGAGAAGGCCCGGATCGCAGGCCTGGGGTCCTTACCACTGTCTGGTGTGGAGGAGAAAATGTTCAGCCTCCTCAAGAGAGCCAAGGTGCAGCTAATCAAGATTgaccagcagcagcaacagaaagtGGCGTCTTTGATGCCGGTGAGCATGGTGCTTTGGCCAGGCCCCTGCACCCAGTCACTCAGGCTCAATTCTCTGCAGTCACTTTACCTCCTGTCTCTCAGGACATCTTCTAGTGTTGCAGGGAACCCTCCAAGCCCGTCTTTCCTCTGTCCCCCAGCTTCTCTTGGGTTCCTTCCCTGGCCCCATTTGTCCTCACTCTCCAGCCTCTGACACTATTTATTCCCCCACCAGCCCAGCCCTGGAGGGCAGATGGAGGAGGTTGTGGGGACTGTCAAGCAGATCCCAGATAGAGGTTCTGTCAAGTCGGAAGATGAATCAGTGGAAACTAAGAGGGAGAGACCATCGGTATGGAGGGGGGAGAAGGCCCTCTGGGGAAGACTGGCAGAGGGAGTGTGAGGGGCAGCTCTCCACAGGTATTCCTGGTTTCTTCTCCCCCAGGGCCCCGAGTCCCCTGTGCAAGGACCCCGCATCAAACATGTGTGCCGTCACGCTGCTGTGGCCCTGGGTCAGGCCCGGGCCATGGTGCCCGAAGATGTCCCCCGCCTCAGCGCTCTCCCTCTCCGGGATCGGCAGGACCTCAACGCGGAGGGTAGGGGCGGGTGTGTTGTGGGGAAGTTTTGAGAGCTGTGTCAAATTTGGGGGTAAGTGAAGGAATCAAGAACTTGGGAGAATGGCAGCTGAGTAGGGTGCTTAGGGTCAGGTGGCAAGTGGGTTGGACTGCTAGGTCTTAGAGCGGACTTGGGAATACCTGGAGCCTGAGCATGGTGGGAAAGTGGGGCCGGTTGAATGGGATCTCGGGGAGGTCAGGGGACTGGGGTAGAACTCCTGTGCTTTGTGGTCCATCCCCACCTCTCCACTGCACTAGATACGTCATCAGCATCTGAGACCGAGAGCGTCCCATCCCGGTCCCAGCCGGGAAAGGTGGAGTCAGCAGGGCCCGGGGGAGACTCAGAGCCTGCAGGGTCTGGAGGGACCCTGGCACATGCACCCCGGCGCTCACTGCCCTCCCATCACGGCAAGAAGATGCGGATGGCGCGGTGTGGACACTGTCGGGGCTGCCTGCGTGTGCAGGACTGTGGCTCCTGTGTCAACTGCCTGGACAAGCCCAAGTTTGGGGGCCCCAACACCAAGAAGCAGTGCTGTGTGTGAGTAGCTGGGGCGCAGGCTCCATTCCTACCCATGGTTGTCAGTCACCCAGGCCTCCTGCCCCAGCAGAGCAGTGGGATTGGCATCCTTGTGGAGAGCTTCCTCTCTTCCCCCAGACCACCAGTCCCCTACCCTGGTGACGTGCTGCTCCCCTCCCCAGATACCGGAAGTGTGACAAGATAGAGGCACGGAAGATGGAACGGCTGGCCAAAAAAGGTAACGAGGCTTGAGAAGCATTTCTTTACACAGTCTTACTGAGATGCATGGTATGGAGGAGACCATGTCTTTCTCTGCTCTCTTTCCTTTATCTTTGCAGTCCACCTCTTTTATCATTTTTCCCATTGCGCACTTTTGTATCTTCTATACTTGTTTTCTTCTGCCCTGCTTTTTTCTGGCTTTTCTCCATCCTAGTGTCCATGTCCCTGGCTGAGCTCAGATCCTACTAAGTCCCCTGTTCCCACAGGCCGGACGATAGTGAAGACGCTGTTGCCCTGGGATTCCGATGAATCTCCTGAGGCCTCCCCTGGTCCTCCAGGCCCACGCCGGGGGGCGGGAGCTGGGGGGCCCCGGGAGGAGGTGGTGGCCGCCCCGGGGCCCGAGGAGCAGGACTCCTTCCTACTGCAGCGCAAGTCAGCCCGGCGCTGCGTCAAACAGCGACCCTCCTATGATATCTTCGAGGACTCGGATGACTCAGAGCCCGGGGGTCCCCCTGCTCCTCGGCGTCGGACCCCCCGGGAGAATGGTATGAATTGTTGCTGCTTTCGCTATCAGTCCTGTGTGTGGAAGGCTTAGGACTCCCCAACCCAAGGCTCTGTCAGTCTCCAGGAGAGTGAGTGAAGAGAAGGGTATGGTTTTAGTGGGCAGGGAGAACGGGTGCCGGAGGTTTTCAGTAGGTTATTGAACAAGGTTCATGTCATCCTCATGGACTTGGGCTCATTAAAGGCCTGGGGATCCGGAAGTCACATGGGGTGGTAGAGGAggggggatggggcagagaagagGGGGAACCTCACCACTCCTGTGTCCTGCCTAGAGCTGCCAGTGCCAGAACCAGAGGAGCAGAGCCGGCCCCGCAAACCCACCCTGCAGCCTGTGTTGCAGCTCAAGGCCCGAAGGCGCCTGGACAAGGTCAGCATAGCCCCACACCAAGAACCTGAGACCTGTGTAAGGCATGGCTCCATCCCAGGGAGTTTCCTGACAAGTCAGGGTCACAGGCTCACCTGAGTGCTGTAGTGTGTCCATGCCAGAGGACAGGCCCTGGGTGGGTGAAGCAGGCATATCTCTCTGGAAGGTCAAGTAGGACCTAGGCAAAAGGCAGGTTGGCGTAGGCTGGAGAGAGGGCAGTGAGAAGTTGGTAAAGGGTTCGGCTGCAGCCCTCTGAGCACCACTGTCCTTCCCTAGGATGCTTTGGGTCCTGGCCCTTTTGCCTCTTTTCCCAATGGCTGGACTGGAAAACAAAAGTCTCCAGATGGTGTGCACCGGGTTCGTGTGGATTTTAAGGTATGGTTTAGGGTGGTGGGAAGAAACATGTTGGTTACAAATGAGAACCCTGGTCTTTAAGTTTGGATCTTGCTATGTTCCTGGCTGCTCCCTGATTCTTCATCTTCTCTTCCCTCAGGAGGATTGTGATCTCGAGAACGTGTGGCTGATGGGTGGCCTAAGCGTACTCACCTCCGTGCCAGGGGGACCACCCATGGtgtgcttgctgtgtgccagcAAAGGCCTGCATGAGGTTGGATCCCTTCCCCTTCAAGTCTCCGTTAGCCCTGACTGCCTGGTTTTTGGGCCCTCTCAACAGGGTCACCCTCCCTGGCCTCCTGGCCCCTCACTCTGCCCATTGTTCACTCTCCCCACTCCTAGCTGGTGTTCTGCCAGGTCTGCTGTGACCCTTTCCACCCATTCTGCCTGGAGGAGGCCGAGCGGCCCCTGCCCCAACATCATGACACTTGGTGCTGCCGCCGCTGCAAGTTTTGCCATGTCTGTGGGCGCAAAGGCCGGGGATCCAAGGTTTGGGCACAGGGGCGTGGCAGTGGCAGCCTGGAGGAGAGGGGTGTCTCTGAGCCGGTGGGTTTTGCCATTGCTGTCTTTCTATGATACCCTATAGCACCTCCTGGAGTGTGAGCGCTGCCGCCATGCTTACCATCCAGCCTGTCTGGGGCCCAGCTACCCAACCCGGGCCACACGCAAACGGCGCCACTGGGTGAGAGATGAAGCCCCCTCTCCTGGCTGTGGAGCGCTAATTAATGCCGCCACCACCCCAGGACTGCTCTAGGCCAGGGctcttgggggtgggagggtggaggtCCTCTTAAGAGTTTGATAAACATCACAAGTCCTCTTCAAGAATTTCGCACAGACGAGATTTCTGTGCAGAATTTGCATGTAATGGTTTTACAGGCTCATGGATTCCGTAGTCCCCTGCTGTAGCCTCATCTCTTCCCGTCTCAGTCTGCCAGTCTCCCCACTTCATCTCTCTCCTGCCCTGCTGCTTTCCCTCTCCATCCTCCTCTTCACCTCTCCCACACACCTGTTCTTCTTACCCATCCTTCCGTATCTGTCTCATGCCCACTCCTCTTTGCCCCTCCCCACTTTGCACTGCTCCAGCCTGGTGTCTGGTTCTCCCCCTAACATTGCCCTGCCTCTCCAGATCTGCTCAGCCTGCGTGCGCTGTAAGAGCTGTGGGGcaactccaggcaagaactgggaCGTCGAGTGGTCGGGAGATTACAGCCTCTGCCCCAGGTGCACCCAGCTCTTTGAGAAAGGTGGGGACCTGGCAGGGGACCGGGGCCCCGGGGGCCACCGGGGAGTGGGCCAGGTTCCTAGACAAGCAGTTGGAAGAGATACTCTTTGCTAGTATTTCTCCACTCTCTTCTACCTCTGGAGCCTTTCTTTCCATTCAAAGTACTCTTTTGTAGGAGCCCTTCTAGTACTTGGAGGGACACGGCCCCTCTGAGGGCAGTGGGAGTGGAGGGCTTGGACCCCACTCTCATGGTGGTCCTGGAAGTACCTCCTAAAACCTTAAGTCTCTGCTGAGCTATCTGAAGACGTGGGCTTCCTCATTGGCTCAAGCAGCAGGTTTAACAAGGCTCTTTGCATTGTGAGGCCTT from Cervus elaphus chromosome 4, mCerEla1.1, whole genome shotgun sequence includes:
- the KMT2B gene encoding histone-lysine N-methyltransferase 2B isoform X3, which produces MAAAAGGGSCPGPGSARGRFPGRPRGSGGGGGRGGRGNGAERVRVALRRGGGAAGPGGAEPGEDTALLRLLGLHRGLRRLRRLWAGPRIQRGRGRGRGRGWGPSRGCLLEEESSDGESDDEEFQGFHSDEDVAPSSLRSALRSQRGRAPRGRGRKHKTTPLPPPRLADVAPTPPKTPARKRGEEGTERMVQALTELLRRAQAPPAPRSRACESSTPRRSRGRPPGRPAGPCRKKQQAVVVAEAAVTIPKPEPPPPVVPVKHRTGSWKCKEGPGPGPGTPKRGGQSGRGGRGGRGRGRGRLPLVIKFVSKAKKMKMGQLSLGLESGQGQDQHEESWQDAPQGRAGSGQGEGPCWRKEQKLEEEGEEEKEEEDEEERAVAEEAMVLAEEKEEAKLPSPPLTPPAPPPPPSLPPPSASPPSPLCPPPPPVSPPPPLSPPPPRAPEEQEESPPPVVPATCSRKRGRPPLTPSQRAEREAARAGPEGTSPPTPVPSTATGGPLEDSPTVAPKSTTFLKNIRQFIMPVVSARSSRVIKTPRRFMDEDPPKPPKVEVSPTLRPPIATSPLAPQEPAPAPSPPRAPTPPSTPVPLPEKRRSILREPTFRWTSLTRELPPPPPAPPPAPPPLPAPVTPSRRPLLLRAPQFTPSEAHLKIYESVLTTPPLGAPEAPEPEPPPADDSPAEPEPRAVGRTNHLSLPRFAPVVATPIKAEIPSPGAPAPSGGQQPHAQLQQPLQALHTQLLPPALPPPQSLLQPQLQLQPPPQPAPPLEKARIAGLGSLPLSGVEEKMFSLLKRAKVQLIKIDQQQQQKVASLMPPSPGGQMEEVVGTVKQIPDRGSVKSEDESVETKRERPSGPESPVQGPRIKHVCRHAAVALGQARAMVPEDVPRLSALPLRDRQDLNAEDTSSASETESVPSRSQPGKVESAGPGGDSEPAGSGGTLAHAPRRSLPSHHGKKMRMARCGHCRGCLRVQDCGSCVNCLDKPKFGGPNTKKQCCVYRKCDKIEARKMERLAKKGRTIVKTLLPWDSDESPEASPGPPGPRRGAGAGGPREEVVAAPGPEEQDSFLLQRKSARRCVKQRPSYDIFEDSDDSEPGGPPAPRRRTPRENELPVPEPEEQSRPRKPTLQPVLQLKARRRLDKDALGPGPFASFPNGWTGKQKSPDGVHRVRVDFKEDCDLENVWLMGGLSVLTSVPGGPPMVCLLCASKGLHELVFCQVCCDPFHPFCLEEAERPLPQHHDTWCCRRCKFCHVCGRKGRGSKHLLECERCRHAYHPACLGPSYPTRATRKRRHWICSACVRCKSCGATPGKNWDVEWSGDYSLCPRCTQLFEKGNYCPICTRCYEDNDYESKMMQCAQCDHWVHAKCEGLSDEDYEILSGLPDSVLYTCGPCAGAAHPRWREALSGALQGGLRQVLQGLLSSKVAGPLLLCAQCGQDGQQLHPGPCDLHAVSRRFEEGHYKSVHSFMEDVVGILMRHSEEGEMLERRAGGQTKGLLLKLLESAFGWFDAHDPKYWRRSTRLPNGVLPNAVLPPSLDHVYAQWRQQEPETPESGQPPGDPSTAFQGKDSAAFSHLEDPRQCALCLKYGDADSKEAGRLLYIGQNEWTHVNCAIWSAEVFEENDGSLKNVHAAVARGRQMRCELCLKPGATVGCCLSSCLSNFHFMCARASYCIFQDDKKVFCQKHTDLLDGKEIVNPDGFDVLRRVYVDFEGINFKRKFLTGLEPDAINVLIGSIRIDSLGTLSDLSDCEGRLFPIGYQCSRLYWSTVDARRRCWYRCRILEYRPWGPREEPVHLEAAEENQTIVHSPAPSSEPPDHVDPPPDTDALIPRAPEHHPSVQNPDPPPRLDPSSAPPPAPRSFSGARIKVPNYSPSRRPLGGVSFGPLPSPGSPSSLTHHIPTVGDPDFPAPPRRSRRPSPLASRLPPSRRASPPLRTSPQLRVPPPTSVVRALTPTSGELAPPSRAPSPPPPPEDLGPDFEDMEVVSGLSAADLDFAASLLGTEPFQEEIVAAGAGGSSHGGLGDSSEEEASPTPRYVHFPVTVVSGPALGPSALPGAPRIEQLDGVDDGTDSEAEAVQQPRGQGTPPSGPGAGRAGVIGAAGDRARPPEDLPSEIVDFVLKNLGGPGEGVAGPREEPLPPAPPLANGSQPPQGLPPNPADPTRTFAWLPGPPGVRVLSLGPAPEPPKPAASKIILVNKLGQVFVKMAGEGEPVSPPVKPPPLPPPMPPTTPTSWTLPPGPLLGVLPVVGVVRQAPPPPPPPLTLVLSSGPPSPPRQAIRVKRVSTFSGRSPPAPPPSKTPRLEEDGESLEDPPQGSGPCGSGFSRVRMKTPTVRGVLDLDDPGEPTAGESPRPLQDRSPLLPLPEGGPPRAPEGPPDLLLESQWHHYSGREGRGEPGTFESRKGDPPQL
- the KMT2B gene encoding histone-lysine N-methyltransferase 2B isoform X4, producing MAAAAGGGSCPGPGSARGRFPGRPRGSGGGGGRGGRGNGAERVRVALRRGGGAAGPGGAEPGEDTALLRLLGLHRGLRRLRRLWAGPRIQRGRGRGRGRGWGPSRGCLLEEESSDGESDDEEFQGFHSDEDVAPSSLRSALRSQRGRAPRGRGRKHKTTPLPPPRLADVAPTPPKTPARKRGEEGTERMVQALTELLRRAQAPPAPRSRACESSTPRRSRGRPPGRPAGPCRKKQQAVVVAEAAVTIPKPEPPPPVVPVKHRTGSWKCKEGPGPGPGTPKRGGQSGRGGRGGRGRGRGRLPLVIKFVSKAKKMKMGQLSLGLESGQGQDQHEESWQDAPQGRAGSGQGEGPCWRKEQKLEEEGEEEKEEEDEEERAVAEEAMVLAEEKEEAKLPSPPLTPPAPPPPPSLPPPSASPPSPLCPPPPPVSPPPPLSPPPPRAPEEQEESPPPVVPATCSRKRGRPPLTPSQRAEREAARAGPEGTSPPTPVPSTATGGPLEDSPTVAPKSTTFLKNIRQFIMPVVSARSSRVIKTPRRFMDEDPPKPPKVEVSPTLRPPIATSPLAPQEPAPAPSPPRAPTPPSTPVPLPEKRRSILREPTFRWTSLTRELPPPPPAPPPAPPPLPAPVTPSRRPLLLRAPQFTPSEAHLKIYESVLTTPPLGAPEAPEPEPPPADDSPAEPEPRAVGRTNHLSLPRFAPVVATPIKAEIPSPGAPAPSGGQQPHAQLQQPLQALHTQLLPPALPPPQSLLQPQLQLQPPPQPAPPLEKARIAGLGSLPLSGVEEKMFSLLKRAKVQLIKIDQQQQQKVASLMPPSPGGQMEEVVGTVKQIPDRGSVKSEDESVETKRERPSGPESPVQGPRIKHVCRHAAVALGQARAMVPEDVPRLSALPLRDRQDLNAEDTSSASETESVPSRSQPGKVESAGPGGDSEPAGSGGTLAHAPRRSLPSHHGKKMRMARCGHCRGCLRVQDCGSCVNCLDKPKFGGPNTKKQCCVYRKCDKIEARKMERLAKKGRTIVKTLLPWDSDESPEASPGPPGPRRGAGAGGPREEVVAAPGPEEQDSFLLQRKSARRCVKQRPSYDIFEDSDDSEPGGPPAPRRRTPRENELPVPEPEEQSRPRKPTLQPVLQLKARRRLDKDALGPGPFASFPNGWTGKQKSPDGVHRVRVDFKEDCDLENVWLMGGLSVLTSVPGGPPMVCLLCASKGLHELVFCQVCCDPFHPFCLEEAERPLPQHHDTWCCRRCKFCHVCGRKGRGSKHLLECERCRHAYHPACLGPSYPTRATRKRRHWICSACVRCKSCGATPGKNWDVEWSGDYSLCPRCTQLFEKGNYCPICTRCYEDNDYESKMMQCAQCDHWVHAKCEGLSDEDYEILSGLPDSVLYTCGPCAGAAHPRWREALSGALQGGLRQVLQGLLSSKVAGPLLLCAQCGQDGQQLHPGPCDLHAVSRRFEEGHYKSVHSFMEDVVGILMRHSEEGEMLERRAGGQTKGLLLKLLESAFGWFDAHDPKYWRRSTRLPNGVLPNAVLPPSLDHVYAQWRQQEPETPESGQPPGDPSTAFQGKDSAAFSHLEDPRQCALCLKYGDADSKEAGRLLYIGQNEWTHVNCAIWSAEVFEENDGSLKNVHAAVARGRQMRCELCLKPGATVGCCLSSCLSNFHFMCARASYCIFQDDKKVFCQKHTDLLDGKEIVNPDGFDVLRRVYVDFEGINFKRKFLTGLEPDAINVLIGSIRIDSLGTLSDLSDCEGRLFPIGYQCSRLYWSTVDARRRCWYRCRILEYRPWGPREEPVHLEAAEENQTIVHSPAPSSEPPDHVDPPPDTDALIPRAPEHHPSVQNPDPPPRLDPSSAPPPAPRSFSGARIKVPNYSPSRRPLGGVSFGPLPSPGSPSSLTHHIPTVGDPDFPAPPRRSRRPSPLASRLPPSRRASPPLRTSPQLRVPPPTSVVRALTPTSGELAPPSRAPSPPPPPEDLGPDFEDMEVVSGLSAADLDFAASLLGTEPFQEEIVAAGAGGSSHGGLGDSSEEEASPTPRYVHFPVTVVSGPALGPSALPGAPRIEQLDGVDDGTDSEAEAVQQPRGQGTPPSGPGAGRAGVIGAAGDRARPPEDLPSEIVDFVLKNLGGPGEGVAGPREEPLPPAPPLANGSQPPQGLPPNPADPTRTFAWLPGPPGVRVLSLGPAPEPPKPAASKIILVNKLGQVFVKMAGEGEPVSPPVKPPPLPPPMPPTTPTSWTLPPGPLLGVLPVVGVVRQAPPPPPPPLTLVLSSGPPSPPRQAIRVKRVSTFSGRSPPAPPPSKTPRLEEDGESLEDPPQGSGPCGSGFSRVRMKTPTVRGVLDLDDPGEPTAGESPRPLQDRSPLLPLPEGGPPRAPEGPPDLLLESQWHHYSVISDLCCYYCKKITTC